A region of Fusarium keratoplasticum isolate Fu6.1 chromosome 6, whole genome shotgun sequence DNA encodes the following proteins:
- a CDS encoding Abhydrolase-3 domain-containing protein: MATHWTDESIFDSYNIFEETFKIVSSHEIKAAVLIPKTLKPGSHPVIYHLHGGFLVTGYGLFPAFFPKWVDKLALKHSAIIVSPDHRLLPSENGVADVLEDLEDCWQWTKLKLPGILETKATGHFLDFSHTLLAGGSAGGYCATELALSHPDDFRTLAIVYPFLDPRDKVYVEGPGPDEPTILRADLKDMPSKEETLAWIEETRKAPHSKDGLDRIPFPIAACHAGIFASDIFDNKGLNRREFFPLERIEASERLPPRIWLMHGDDDATVPIRGTYKFINLVREKLPQTILRFDVCPGQDHAFDFDESAWESFASEALDFVTKGWLVEG, translated from the exons CACCCACTGGACTGACGAGTCAATCTTTGACTCGTACAACATTTTTGAAGAGAC TTTCAAGATTGTCTCGTCCCATGAGATTAAGGCTGCTGTCTTGATCCCCAAAACTCTCAAGCCAGGCTCCCACCCCGTCATCTATCACCTCCACGGTGGATTTCTCGTCACCGGGTATGGCTTGTTCCCTGCCTTCTTCCCGAAGTGGGTTGACAAGCTAGCTCTCAAGCACTCGGCTATTATTGTATCGCCTGATCACCGCCTCTTGCCCTCTGAAAATGGCGTGGCCGATGTgctcgaggatcttgaagaCTGCTGGCAGTGGACAAAGCTGAAGCTACCCGGCAtcctcgagaccaaggctACCGGCCACTTTCTTGACTTTTCGCACACACTACTCGCTGGTGGCTCAGCTGG TGGCTACTGTGCGACAGAGCTCGCTCTCTCACACCCTGACGATTTTCGAACTCTCGCAATTGTTTATCCCTTTTTGGATCCCAGGGACAAGGTGTACGTCGAGGGCCCAGGACCTGATGAGCCCACCATTCTTCGGGCAGACCTAAAGGACATGCCATCCAAGGAAGAGACACTGGCTTGGATCGAGGAGACCCGCAAGGCGCCTCATTCCAAAGACGGGCTGGACAGGATTCCCTTTCCAATTGCAGCTTGTCATGCTGGCATCTTTGCGTCAGACATTTTTGACAACAAGGGTCTGAACAGGAGGGAATTCTTTCCACTGGAGAGAATCGAGGCTAGCGAGAGGCTGCCTCCAAGGAT ATGGTTGATGCATGGGGATGATGACGCGACCGTGCCAATTAGGGGAACTTACAAGTTTATCAATCTTGTCCGCGAGAAGCTCCCGCAGACAATTTTGAGATTCGATGTCTGCcctggccaagatcatgCGTTTGACTTTGACGAAAGTGCTTGGGAGTCATTCGCCTCAGAGGCGCTGGACTTTGTCACTAAAGGGTGGCTCGTCGAGGGCTGA